In the Octadecabacter sp. SW4 genome, one interval contains:
- the ctaA gene encoding heme A synthase, which produces MAQNPRSIFEEVASSEKVAPVAKGSIDRRGQGARGAIRRWLMVLFAMVVIVIAVGGLTRLTDSGLSITEWKPLSGSVPPLNAADWEAEFAAYKLIPEYVEQNAGMSLAEFKVIYWWEWGHRQLARSIGLVWAIGFLWFLLRRQIPTGWTGRLVFVGALGGLQGAVGWWMVSSGLRPGMLDVASYRLAIHLGLAFVILGFIAWYVLLLGRREADLMQARRAGEARLFSITTGLMHFAFLQILLGALVAGIDAGRNFPTWPLMGDGFFPPDPFAGTTVLRAFFEDAGLVQFIHRMAGYLLFAFGIVVWLRGRKSANGATRFAYNAVLAMLSLQMVLGIVTVLYGAPVQIAIVHQFGAVVLWVLIIRSRYLARYPLPQSVRG; this is translated from the coding sequence ATGGCGCAGAACCCACGCAGCATTTTTGAAGAGGTCGCGAGCAGCGAAAAGGTCGCGCCTGTGGCCAAAGGCAGCATTGATCGGCGCGGGCAGGGCGCGCGCGGCGCGATCCGGCGCTGGCTGATGGTATTGTTCGCGATGGTCGTGATTGTCATTGCCGTGGGCGGGCTGACGCGGCTGACGGATTCTGGTCTGTCGATCACCGAATGGAAGCCCCTGTCGGGGTCGGTTCCACCTCTGAATGCCGCCGATTGGGAGGCCGAATTTGCCGCCTACAAGTTAATTCCCGAATACGTTGAACAGAATGCCGGCATGTCGCTGGCCGAATTCAAGGTGATCTATTGGTGGGAATGGGGCCATCGCCAGTTGGCCCGCTCCATCGGGCTTGTCTGGGCGATCGGGTTCTTGTGGTTCTTGCTGCGCAGACAAATTCCCACGGGCTGGACGGGGCGGCTCGTTTTCGTTGGCGCATTGGGCGGTTTGCAGGGCGCTGTGGGCTGGTGGATGGTGTCCAGCGGGTTGCGTCCGGGCATGCTGGATGTGGCATCGTATCGGCTGGCGATCCATCTGGGGCTGGCCTTTGTCATTTTGGGGTTCATCGCCTGGTATGTGCTGTTGCTGGGGCGGCGCGAGGCCGATCTGATGCAGGCCCGCCGCGCGGGCGAGGCGCGGTTGTTTTCGATCACCACGGGGCTGATGCATTTTGCCTTTTTGCAAATCCTGCTGGGCGCGCTGGTGGCAGGCATTGATGCGGGGCGCAATTTTCCCACCTGGCCCTTGATGGGCGACGGGTTCTTCCCGCCTGACCCCTTTGCCGGCACCACCGTCCTGCGCGCCTTTTTCGAAGATGCAGGGCTGGTGCAATTCATCCACCGGATGGCGGGCTATCTGCTGTTTGCCTTTGGGATCGTGGTCTGGCTGCGGGGCCGAAAATCGGCCAATGGCGCCACCCGTTTTGCGTATAACGCCGTGCTGGCGATGTTGTCGCTGCAAATGGTGCTGGGCATTGTGACCGTGCTTTATGGCGCACCGGTGCAAATTGCCATCGTGCATCAATTCGGGGCCGTGGTTCTGTGGGTGCTGATTATCCGTAGCCGTTATCTGGCGCGCTACCCATTGCCGCAATCCGTGAGGGGATAG